From Oligoflexus sp., the proteins below share one genomic window:
- a CDS encoding sigma-70 family RNA polymerase sigma factor, with amino-acid sequence MTKNQRFQKIYTNNFKVTRHVLKKFPLSDKDIEDLQHDVFMNFFRHMDQIPENHEKAFLIVAARNAGIDFIRKKNRQKTDLDTFEVHEPTGTMWESDPEREIQLQVVGHLLDELAKEPGGESFCLYYREGLTLKEIAERLQEPQGTIAARVARMREKFRQRLQRKLEPHV; translated from the coding sequence ATGACCAAAAATCAACGTTTCCAAAAAATTTATACAAATAATTTCAAGGTCACGCGTCATGTCTTAAAGAAGTTCCCTCTGAGTGATAAGGACATCGAGGATCTTCAGCATGATGTGTTCATGAATTTCTTCAGGCACATGGATCAGATTCCCGAGAATCATGAAAAGGCCTTTCTGATCGTGGCCGCTCGGAATGCCGGAATTGATTTCATTCGCAAAAAAAATCGGCAGAAGACGGATCTGGATACCTTCGAGGTTCACGAGCCGACAGGCACCATGTGGGAATCCGATCCCGAACGGGAGATTCAGCTGCAGGTCGTCGGGCATCTGCTCGATGAACTGGCCAAGGAACCCGGAGGGGAATCCTTCTGCCTTTATTATCGCGAGGGTTTGACTCTGAAGGAAATCGCCGAACGGCTTCAGGAACCCCAGGGCACCATAGCCGCGCGCGTGGCGCGGATGCGGGAAAAATTCAGGCAACGCCTGCAGCGGAAGCTGGAACCCCATGTTTGA
- a CDS encoding START domain-containing protein, translating into MRPFRLLLTLVLCRFAFSPQAYAEAPVVDRNWEVLNTAEDVTVYRSLKAQDKIFTFRGVGLVEASIPNLIALMSDPHKMPDWVYNCVEGELVERNFKETDRAADASSYYQIFYGVTSVPWPLTPRDYVLKAQITYEKEEGRKLPKNVTIAMRSIQHPQKPALPGKVRMPVMESMIVMTPEDAEGKKTWVDFSVTTNPGGVIPAWITRIASRDIPRKTLVNLRKMAARQDYNKAFEELVSYHYQQQLIRN; encoded by the coding sequence TTGCGACCTTTTCGACTTTTGCTCACTCTCGTACTCTGTCGTTTTGCTTTTTCACCGCAAGCTTACGCCGAAGCGCCGGTTGTTGACCGCAACTGGGAGGTGCTCAACACCGCGGAAGATGTCACCGTTTACCGGAGCCTCAAAGCGCAGGATAAGATCTTCACCTTCCGGGGCGTAGGTCTGGTCGAGGCCAGCATTCCCAACCTGATCGCGCTGATGTCCGATCCGCATAAGATGCCGGATTGGGTTTACAACTGTGTGGAAGGGGAACTCGTCGAGCGGAATTTTAAAGAGACCGATCGCGCGGCCGATGCGTCTTCGTACTATCAGATCTTTTACGGCGTCACCTCGGTGCCCTGGCCCCTGACCCCGCGCGATTATGTGCTGAAGGCCCAGATCACCTATGAAAAGGAAGAGGGGCGGAAGCTGCCGAAGAATGTCACGATCGCGATGCGCAGCATTCAGCATCCGCAGAAGCCCGCGCTGCCCGGCAAGGTACGGATGCCCGTGATGGAATCCATGATCGTGATGACCCCCGAGGATGCCGAGGGGAAGAAGACCTGGGTTGATTTTTCAGTAACCACCAACCCAGGTGGTGTGATCCCGGCCTGGATCACGCGCATCGCGTCGCGGGACATTCCGCGCAAGACGCTCGTGAACCTTAGGAAGATGGCGGCCCGGCAGGATTATAATAAAGCTTTTGAAGAACTGGTCAGCTACCACTATCAGCAGCAGCTGATCCGGAATTAA
- a CDS encoding DUF4189 domain-containing protein yields the protein MRVLTCLMLLILGGCGLSSPPSTSSRSSGYFDSYDSKWLQKDLTVCWEDDSSSNRDLRTYQDMVRDVVSSQYQRVGFTFSGWTPCSKVSRANIRIWVYAYTWPKVNAFGRNLDNLSRGLELTFDFLAAGNGWGALCQREDNVGNCVRNYALHEFGHALGLKHEADRQDASCEQKTNSPGINIGGYDALSIMNYCNNEAEVRANHYPALSYNDVATLLEVYHSGDTRSTYTAIAWSRSSGAYGTSWHWTNQEAALNTALGNCEQYGQRPGDCQVMAWAQNACAAFAVGQKKGYGWAWNTDRGAAEASAMSSCQQYDSGCQVLAATCSLD from the coding sequence ATGCGTGTTTTAACCTGCTTGATGCTTTTGATTCTTGGCGGCTGCGGCCTGTCATCGCCTCCTTCCACCTCTTCCCGTTCCTCCGGTTACTTCGATAGCTATGATTCCAAGTGGCTCCAAAAAGATCTGACGGTCTGCTGGGAAGATGACAGCAGTTCCAACCGTGATCTGCGCACCTATCAGGATATGGTCCGTGATGTGGTGAGCTCCCAGTATCAAAGGGTGGGATTCACCTTCAGCGGCTGGACGCCCTGCAGCAAGGTCAGCCGGGCCAACATTCGGATCTGGGTTTATGCCTACACATGGCCCAAGGTGAATGCGTTCGGCCGGAATCTGGATAATCTTTCGCGCGGTCTTGAGCTGACCTTTGATTTCCTCGCGGCCGGCAATGGATGGGGGGCGCTGTGTCAACGCGAGGACAACGTGGGCAACTGCGTTCGCAACTACGCGCTGCATGAGTTCGGTCACGCGCTCGGATTGAAGCATGAAGCCGATCGGCAGGACGCGAGCTGTGAGCAGAAAACCAACTCACCCGGCATCAATATCGGTGGCTACGATGCGCTCTCGATTATGAATTATTGCAACAATGAAGCCGAAGTCCGGGCCAATCATTATCCTGCTCTTTCCTATAACGATGTGGCGACTCTGCTCGAAGTCTATCACAGCGGCGACACGCGCAGCACCTACACGGCCATCGCCTGGTCAAGGAGTTCAGGAGCCTATGGCACCAGCTGGCATTGGACGAATCAAGAAGCAGCGTTGAATACGGCGCTCGGCAACTGCGAGCAGTATGGACAAAGGCCCGGCGACTGCCAGGTGATGGCCTGGGCTCAGAATGCCTGCGCGGCCTTTGCTGTGGGCCAGAAAAAAGGCTACGGCTGGGCCTGGAATACCGATCGCGGTGCCGCCGAGGCCTCGGCCATGAGCAGCTGTCAGCAGTATGACAGCGGCTGTCAGGTCCTGGCCGCGACCTGCTCCTTGGATTAA
- a CDS encoding FAD-binding dehydrogenase has product MQRDCLIIGAGIAGLVTALELLSEGKTVAILDRMPLSALGGLARESFGGINIVNSPIQKLNGIHDSPDLAYDDWCSYADFGEEDALPRAWARFYTEGSRTLIYDWLRSHGVQFFPVVHWVERGLFSPGNSVPRFHMVWGTGKDLMEKIIGAVQQHPQRERLTMLFEHKAEALLLAGDRVIGCSGHTTEGEPFSLHASAVVIASGGFTGNLDRVRQHWGQDMGQVPAVLLNGSHDAADGTMHDAAEKAGARLTHLDKQWNYAAGVHHPHPTYKDHGLSLIPPHSALWLNFRGDRIGPVPLITSFDTRFLVSAICHEARAYSWQVMNWKIAVRELAVSGAEYNEDIRDKKFFSFLKTVLTGNQRLVRQLTRDCVDFVVADSLDELVAKMNALNGDEAVEWERVQKEIQHYDSMIDRGPHYFNDEQLRRIMQLRSYRGDRVRTCRYQKILDPHAGPLIAIREFILSRKSLGGIQTNLQSQAMAADGTVMEGLYAVGEAAGFGGGGIHGKRALEGSFLGSCILTARAAALHIAKGRSLAYEWNQD; this is encoded by the coding sequence GTGCAAAGGGATTGCTTAATCATAGGCGCCGGCATCGCCGGACTCGTCACGGCCCTGGAACTCCTGAGCGAAGGAAAGACCGTGGCGATCCTCGATCGCATGCCGCTCTCGGCTCTGGGTGGACTGGCCCGCGAATCCTTCGGTGGCATCAACATCGTCAATTCACCTATTCAAAAGTTAAACGGCATTCATGATAGCCCCGATCTTGCCTATGACGATTGGTGTTCGTATGCGGACTTTGGCGAGGAGGATGCGCTGCCGCGGGCCTGGGCGCGTTTTTATACCGAGGGTTCCCGCACGCTGATCTATGACTGGCTGCGTTCCCATGGGGTTCAATTTTTTCCCGTGGTCCACTGGGTGGAGCGGGGGCTTTTCTCCCCGGGAAATTCCGTGCCGCGCTTTCACATGGTCTGGGGCACCGGCAAGGATCTCATGGAAAAAATCATAGGAGCCGTGCAGCAGCATCCCCAGCGCGAGCGTCTGACAATGCTGTTTGAGCACAAGGCGGAGGCTTTGCTCCTGGCCGGGGATCGGGTCATAGGCTGCAGCGGCCATACCACCGAAGGCGAGCCCTTTAGCCTTCATGCCAGCGCGGTGGTTATTGCCAGCGGTGGATTCACGGGCAATCTGGATCGTGTCCGCCAGCACTGGGGGCAGGATATGGGCCAGGTTCCTGCGGTATTGTTGAACGGTTCCCATGATGCAGCGGATGGCACGATGCACGATGCCGCAGAGAAAGCGGGAGCGCGCCTCACGCATCTCGATAAGCAATGGAACTACGCGGCCGGCGTCCATCATCCTCATCCGACTTATAAGGACCATGGACTCAGCCTGATTCCACCGCACTCCGCTTTGTGGCTGAATTTTCGCGGCGATCGCATCGGGCCTGTGCCGCTGATCACCTCGTTTGATACGCGGTTTCTGGTGTCCGCCATCTGTCATGAAGCACGGGCCTATTCATGGCAGGTGATGAACTGGAAAATTGCCGTTCGCGAACTCGCTGTGTCCGGGGCTGAATATAATGAGGACATTCGCGATAAAAAGTTCTTCAGCTTTCTCAAAACAGTCCTGACCGGAAACCAGCGCCTCGTCAGGCAGCTGACGCGGGACTGCGTGGACTTCGTCGTGGCCGATAGCTTGGACGAACTGGTTGCGAAGATGAATGCGCTCAATGGTGATGAGGCTGTGGAATGGGAAAGGGTGCAGAAGGAAATTCAGCATTATGACAGCATGATTGATCGAGGCCCGCATTATTTCAACGATGAGCAGCTGCGCCGCATCATGCAGCTGCGCAGTTACCGGGGCGATCGGGTGCGAACCTGCCGCTATCAGAAAATCCTGGATCCCCATGCCGGCCCCCTGATCGCCATTCGGGAGTTCATCCTGTCCCGCAAGTCGCTCGGCGGTATTCAAACCAATCTGCAATCCCAGGCCATGGCCGCGGATGGAACCGTGATGGAGGGCCTTTATGCTGTCGGGGAAGCGGCCGGTTTCGGAGGCGGCGGCATCCATGGCAAGCGGGCGCTGGAAGGAAGCTTTCTCGGCAGTTGCATCCTGACCGCACGCGCGGCGGCGCTTCATATCGCAAAAGGACGTTCCCTCGCTTATGAGTGGAATCAGGATTGA
- a CDS encoding thiamine pyrophosphate-binding protein, whose protein sequence is MSLIHDRALAGSGRLHAYSQTETGARILCRALVDSGVHTLFGIPGTHNIEFYDALSEDEDLNPILVTDEQSAGFMADGHYRSSGRMAAVNLVPGAGLTHALSGIAEASLDQIPMLVILCAPRHDLRFAYQLHDIDQKAILKPVAKKVLAIQTHQELYSLTRYAAALAMQAPMGPVGIEVPAELFFKTDRYDASHPWPVLPKNPAGFDELDYQTLLQRVRESKNIGLYLGLGASMPSHWLQKLAEQLDALVFTSISAKGLFPETNPRFVWNGMGRALPPPFQKLEEELDCILAIGCRFSEVATGSYGFDFRVPLLHVDIDPDVLQRNYGAHATLQADAKSFVVRLLLDTEEDQDLSTDLTRLTRVATAHQHSAAELSRDSENSGVNPHRLFQSLQEHFGLDTIFVTDSGNGLFKAMEALRLEEPRSFLAPVDFSCMGYAVPAAIGAKLASPARPVVAAIGDGAVLMTGMEMLTAHNYGLGILFVILNDGKLTQIAQFQKGALGREVLTRIPSLDFAALAKALSLHFLACDDHENLDEVLASAGRLCEQGESVLLSVTTDSSIPSFFTRAVLKTNAARLEWGDRFRMAGRLIKRRVLQ, encoded by the coding sequence ATGAGTTTAATCCACGATCGCGCGTTGGCAGGATCAGGCAGGCTTCATGCATACTCGCAGACGGAAACTGGGGCTCGCATTCTCTGCCGGGCTTTGGTTGACAGTGGTGTTCATACTTTGTTTGGAATTCCTGGGACGCATAATATTGAATTCTATGATGCCCTCTCCGAAGACGAGGATCTGAATCCCATTCTTGTGACCGATGAACAATCGGCCGGTTTTATGGCAGATGGCCATTACCGATCATCAGGTCGCATGGCGGCCGTGAACCTTGTTCCCGGTGCTGGGCTGACCCATGCCCTGTCCGGGATTGCCGAGGCTTCGCTGGATCAGATTCCTATGCTGGTGATCCTCTGTGCGCCGCGGCATGATCTGCGTTTTGCTTATCAGCTTCACGATATAGATCAAAAGGCGATTCTGAAACCTGTCGCCAAAAAAGTTCTGGCGATCCAAACCCATCAGGAACTCTATAGCCTGACCCGTTATGCAGCGGCACTGGCTATGCAGGCGCCCATGGGTCCTGTCGGTATTGAGGTCCCGGCGGAACTCTTCTTCAAGACCGATCGTTATGATGCCTCGCACCCTTGGCCCGTTCTCCCCAAAAATCCGGCAGGCTTTGATGAACTGGACTATCAGACTCTCCTGCAGCGCGTGCGCGAGTCTAAAAATATAGGCCTTTACCTGGGGCTGGGAGCCAGCATGCCTTCGCACTGGCTGCAGAAGCTCGCCGAGCAACTGGATGCTCTGGTCTTCACCTCGATCTCGGCCAAGGGCCTTTTTCCGGAAACCAATCCGCGTTTTGTCTGGAATGGAATGGGCCGCGCTCTGCCACCGCCCTTCCAAAAACTTGAGGAGGAGCTGGACTGCATTCTGGCTATCGGCTGCCGTTTCAGCGAAGTGGCGACAGGAAGCTATGGCTTTGACTTCAGGGTTCCTTTGCTTCACGTCGACATTGATCCCGATGTGCTGCAGCGAAACTATGGAGCCCATGCAACCCTGCAGGCCGATGCGAAAAGTTTTGTGGTCAGACTGCTTCTGGATACGGAAGAGGACCAGGACCTTTCCACCGATCTGACGAGGCTCACGCGAGTCGCGACTGCTCACCAGCACAGTGCCGCGGAATTGTCCCGCGACTCCGAAAACTCGGGCGTGAATCCACACCGACTTTTTCAGAGCCTGCAGGAACACTTTGGTCTCGACACCATCTTCGTGACCGACAGCGGCAACGGCCTCTTTAAAGCCATGGAAGCCTTACGTTTGGAAGAACCGCGCTCTTTTCTTGCTCCTGTTGATTTTTCCTGCATGGGCTATGCGGTCCCTGCCGCGATCGGTGCGAAGCTCGCGAGCCCGGCACGGCCTGTGGTCGCGGCCATTGGGGATGGAGCGGTGCTGATGACCGGCATGGAGATGCTGACCGCCCATAATTATGGGCTCGGTATTCTTTTTGTGATTCTGAATGACGGCAAGCTCACGCAGATCGCGCAATTTCAAAAAGGGGCCTTGGGTCGTGAAGTGCTGACGCGCATTCCGAGCCTTGATTTTGCGGCTTTGGCCAAGGCTTTAAGCCTTCACTTCCTGGCCTGCGATGACCATGAAAACCTGGACGAAGTCCTGGCCAGCGCGGGGCGGCTTTGCGAGCAGGGGGAATCCGTCCTCCTTTCCGTGACGACCGACTCCAGCATCCCTTCGTTTTTCACCAGGGCCGTCTTGAAAACCAATGCGGCCCGATTGGAATGGGGCGATCGTTTCCGGATGGCAGGTCGCCTGATCAAACGCCGCGTTCTTCAATAG
- a CDS encoding NnrS family protein, translating into MPSLRPLWNLAFRPFFLLAGAAASILILLWLAVWTGTIPAPRYFATPVLWHAHEMLFAFASLVVVGFLMTATQNWTGKRGVHGWRLQLLAAVWLLARIMPWYVTPPSYAYAAVDLAFLVLAVSFLTPYLLQSSQRRNVGLLAVLAVLALANALVHVEAAGLAPGMAARGQALAMGMIAVVITVIGGRIIPLFTRNAEKTANVRSWAPLDKVAIALTLAYALSDMLIPGRPFFGLIALLAAAAHAVRWYLWDPWATRHQPILWIMLSGYFWLIIGLLLRGFGVWLPIPASLGIHAITVGAIGILIYGIMPRVSLGHTGRPIKPQRALVAGFVLINGAVIVRVAIAGLAAQHYADAVIVSGLLWALAFGIFCVLFVPILTAPRVDGRAG; encoded by the coding sequence ATGCCATCCTTAAGACCGTTATGGAACCTGGCCTTCCGGCCCTTCTTTCTTTTGGCCGGTGCGGCCGCTTCAATATTGATTCTGCTCTGGTTGGCCGTCTGGACCGGCACCATCCCTGCGCCCCGGTATTTCGCAACGCCGGTCCTCTGGCACGCGCATGAAATGCTCTTTGCCTTCGCCTCGCTGGTCGTCGTCGGCTTTCTGATGACCGCAACACAGAACTGGACGGGCAAACGCGGCGTTCATGGCTGGCGTCTTCAGCTCCTCGCTGCAGTCTGGCTGCTGGCGCGTATCATGCCCTGGTATGTGACGCCTCCATCTTACGCCTATGCGGCCGTGGACCTCGCCTTTCTCGTTCTCGCAGTGAGCTTTCTCACGCCTTATTTGCTGCAGTCCAGTCAGCGGCGTAACGTGGGACTGCTCGCAGTCCTGGCCGTGCTGGCTCTGGCGAATGCGCTGGTTCATGTGGAAGCGGCCGGACTTGCTCCGGGTATGGCCGCTCGGGGGCAGGCTTTGGCCATGGGTATGATCGCGGTGGTGATCACTGTCATTGGCGGACGCATTATTCCCCTCTTTACGCGAAACGCAGAAAAAACGGCGAATGTCCGCTCGTGGGCACCCCTGGATAAAGTGGCCATCGCTCTGACGCTCGCCTACGCCCTGAGTGATATGCTCATACCGGGCCGCCCGTTTTTTGGGCTTATCGCGCTGCTCGCTGCTGCAGCCCACGCAGTCCGCTGGTACTTATGGGATCCGTGGGCCACACGGCATCAGCCCATACTTTGGATCATGCTGAGCGGCTACTTCTGGTTGATCATCGGACTTTTGCTCAGAGGATTCGGAGTGTGGCTCCCGATTCCGGCGAGCCTCGGCATTCATGCGATCACAGTCGGCGCCATCGGCATTCTCATTTATGGAATCATGCCGCGCGTTTCTTTGGGTCATACCGGGCGTCCCATCAAACCCCAGCGGGCTTTGGTTGCCGGTTTCGTTTTGATCAACGGAGCCGTGATAGTTCGCGTTGCCATTGCAGGACTTGCGGCCCAACATTATGCCGATGCGGTGATCGTCTCCGGTCTTCTTTGGGCGCTCGCCTTTGGAATTTTCTGCGTGCTTTTCGTCCCTATTTTAACGGCACCGCGCGTGGATGGACGTGCGGGTTGA
- a CDS encoding 7TM diverse intracellular signaling domain-containing protein yields MLGALSKIIMIACALWTAQLSALTLRPNQDLTWLGPELEILRDSSHELTLEDILSGDYDGEFFKQNRDIPTFGYLDRNSYWARVTLENPGNRPILYYIVSRYAPIDYLTVYSPKADGSYDSLTLGDQVAFDKRPIAYRFPIFPVRVPPGQHTYYFWTRTTSSTQFPLTISSPRVFEEHDTKESIYLGLLCGACFIMMFYNLFIYIKFRSTSFIMYVLYILSYTSFVMNYQGLVQQFLFPKVSESWFMNVGMMLCIDLTCLTAYTFTLEFLRLKTTHPRIYILINVIRVQIALNIINWLTVQIGCIHITILNSFLLSFVLSFAGVFASLKNNRSARYYTMAWMTLLVGNLTVLLAGSGLIPFNTLTSWSQFTGAAMEMVLLSFALGARMSDISEQREAALQSQHRLQDDLIQAELEKTRVQQTLLEQREAYIQNLDREVQNRTRDIRSILKSISQGIFMIAPGPARLEIQPEYSEHLTQILHRRDIAGQDPIDLIFRSTDLTLDQLDQIKNSLLSSLGSDMLSFELNSDHLARQLSFKSPKGPTVYLEVDWNPIVGSGNVLEKVLVTLRDVTALRTLREQAARQEEDLWITGELTTPLGRLFPRIRQHAEKKMTMIEAALHAHGEQSLEDLCQQTLIFLHTLKGEARVSGFRMMATTIHSAESALLDKNVSLTQKLILRELERVSSMIKSYRLIYEGRLGHTAESEEKVFLSHRIAQKILDHLEDQPPHNLPFTQDELRLFKKQLHSTLSSDLPTILDDQIADLKNLAAELHKSVPLVEFSGSHIPVPRSLHEPLTQVFGHLLQNSMDHGLETKDERLKSGKNPAGTIHIHVETVGSASLRILYRDDGRGLNLSVIEKRARTSRWLPEGVEVTPQAIADCIFKSGFSTRDQATLISGRGLGMDAVRTILRDAGGMIEIILDEPKDDRHHDFHFEIHVPLRPVVLAGAG; encoded by the coding sequence ATGTTGGGTGCATTATCAAAAATAATCATGATCGCCTGTGCTCTTTGGACGGCACAGCTGTCAGCCCTTACCCTCCGGCCCAACCAGGACTTGACCTGGCTCGGACCCGAGCTTGAGATCCTGCGGGACAGTTCGCATGAATTGACTTTGGAAGACATCCTGTCGGGTGATTATGATGGGGAATTTTTCAAGCAAAATCGGGATATTCCCACCTTCGGTTACCTGGATCGCAATAGCTACTGGGCTCGCGTGACCTTGGAAAACCCTGGAAATAGACCGATCCTCTATTACATTGTCAGCCGTTACGCGCCCATTGATTACCTGACCGTTTACAGTCCCAAGGCCGATGGATCCTATGATTCCCTGACGCTCGGGGATCAGGTCGCTTTCGATAAAAGGCCTATCGCCTACCGCTTTCCGATCTTTCCGGTTCGGGTCCCTCCGGGGCAGCATACATATTACTTCTGGACCCGCACGACCAGCTCGACGCAATTTCCTTTGACCATTTCCTCGCCACGCGTCTTCGAGGAACATGATACCAAGGAAAGCATTTACCTTGGCCTGCTCTGCGGCGCCTGCTTCATCATGATGTTCTATAACCTTTTCATCTATATCAAATTCCGCTCGACCTCGTTCATCATGTATGTGCTTTATATTCTGTCGTACACCAGCTTTGTGATGAACTATCAGGGTCTGGTGCAGCAGTTTCTTTTCCCAAAGGTGAGTGAGAGCTGGTTCATGAATGTCGGGATGATGCTCTGCATCGACCTGACCTGTCTCACGGCCTATACCTTCACTTTGGAATTCTTACGCCTCAAGACAACCCATCCCCGCATCTATATCCTGATCAATGTCATCCGCGTGCAGATCGCTCTGAATATCATCAACTGGCTCACGGTGCAGATCGGTTGCATTCACATAACGATCCTGAACAGTTTCCTTCTCAGCTTCGTCCTCAGTTTTGCCGGTGTTTTTGCGAGTCTTAAAAACAATCGTTCGGCCCGCTACTATACGATGGCCTGGATGACTCTTTTGGTGGGGAACCTGACTGTTCTTCTGGCAGGCAGCGGTCTGATCCCCTTCAACACCTTAACGAGCTGGAGTCAGTTCACCGGCGCCGCCATGGAAATGGTGCTGCTCTCCTTTGCCCTGGGTGCCCGCATGTCCGATATCTCGGAGCAAAGAGAAGCTGCTCTGCAGAGCCAGCACAGGCTGCAGGACGATCTGATCCAGGCGGAGCTGGAAAAAACCCGCGTGCAGCAGACTCTTTTGGAGCAGCGCGAGGCTTACATTCAAAACCTCGACCGCGAGGTGCAGAACCGCACGCGGGATATTCGCTCCATACTCAAGTCCATCTCGCAGGGCATCTTCATGATCGCACCCGGCCCTGCGCGTCTTGAGATTCAGCCGGAATACTCGGAGCATCTCACGCAAATTCTGCATCGACGGGATATCGCCGGCCAGGATCCGATCGATTTGATCTTCCGCTCCACGGATCTGACCCTGGATCAGCTGGATCAGATCAAAAACTCGCTTTTGAGTTCCCTCGGTTCGGACATGCTGAGTTTTGAACTCAACAGCGACCACCTCGCAAGGCAGCTCTCTTTCAAATCGCCGAAAGGTCCGACTGTTTATCTGGAAGTGGACTGGAATCCCATCGTGGGCAGCGGCAACGTCCTGGAAAAGGTCCTGGTGACCCTAAGGGATGTGACGGCGCTGCGTACGCTGCGGGAACAGGCTGCAAGGCAGGAAGAGGATCTTTGGATCACAGGTGAGCTGACGACGCCTCTGGGGCGGCTCTTCCCGCGCATTCGTCAGCATGCGGAAAAAAAGATGACCATGATCGAAGCGGCTTTGCATGCGCATGGGGAACAGTCGCTGGAAGACCTTTGCCAGCAGACGCTTATTTTCCTGCACACCCTGAAAGGCGAGGCGCGCGTCAGTGGTTTTCGGATGATGGCCACGACCATTCATTCGGCCGAATCCGCCCTTTTGGATAAAAACGTGAGCCTGACTCAAAAGCTCATCCTGCGCGAACTGGAGCGAGTGAGTTCCATGATCAAATCCTATCGTTTGATCTACGAAGGTCGCCTGGGCCACACGGCCGAGTCCGAGGAAAAGGTGTTCCTATCCCATCGCATTGCCCAGAAAATCCTGGATCATCTGGAAGACCAGCCGCCGCATAACCTGCCCTTTACCCAGGATGAGCTGCGGCTCTTCAAAAAGCAGCTCCATTCGACCCTGAGCAGCGATCTGCCGACCATCCTCGATGATCAGATCGCGGATCTGAAAAACCTGGCGGCCGAGCTGCATAAATCGGTGCCTTTGGTGGAATTCAGCGGCTCGCACATCCCCGTGCCGCGCAGCCTGCACGAACCCCTGACCCAGGTCTTTGGTCATCTTCTGCAAAACTCCATGGACCACGGTCTGGAAACCAAGGACGAGCGGCTGAAGAGCGGCAAGAATCCCGCGGGGACCATCCACATTCATGTGGAAACGGTCGGTTCGGCTTCTTTGCGTATTCTTTATCGCGATGATGGACGCGGCCTCAACCTTTCCGTCATCGAAAAACGCGCCCGCACCTCACGCTGGCTGCCCGAGGGGGTCGAAGTCACCCCGCAGGCTATCGCCGACTGCATTTTCAAGAGCGGCTTTTCCACCCGTGATCAGGCGACCTTGATTTCGGGACGTGGCCTCGGCATGGATGCGGTGCGTACCATTCTGCGTGACGCCGGTGGGATGATTGAAATCATTCTCGACGAGCCCAAGGATGACCGCCATCACGATTTCCATTTTGAAATTCATGTTCCCCTGCGTCCTGTGGTTCTGGCCGGAGCAGGCTGA
- a CDS encoding RNA polymerase sigma factor, translated as MSQVIELRSRHLQILYKDLAPSARAYLKKQGCSDADCEDFVQEAFLRLWSKQRHIPDGMEKAYLHRVLKNLWIDEYRREKSKKNYLRCLDENAYEVPAADERPVREARRLLWQKLSEVSRDPRASAFLLQVRHGMSLEQIAAREHSNVGTIAAKISRYRGQFKNNFQKAWESSVWC; from the coding sequence ATGAGTCAGGTCATTGAATTGCGTTCGCGGCACTTGCAAATACTTTATAAAGATTTGGCGCCATCGGCGCGGGCCTATTTAAAAAAGCAGGGCTGCAGCGATGCCGATTGCGAAGACTTCGTGCAGGAAGCTTTTCTGCGGCTTTGGAGCAAGCAGCGTCATATACCTGATGGAATGGAAAAGGCTTATCTGCATCGCGTGCTGAAAAATTTATGGATCGACGAATACCGTCGTGAAAAATCAAAAAAAAATTATCTGCGCTGTCTGGATGAAAACGCCTATGAAGTGCCCGCAGCGGATGAACGGCCGGTTCGTGAAGCGCGACGTCTGCTCTGGCAGAAATTATCGGAAGTTTCCCGCGATCCCCGCGCCAGTGCGTTTCTTTTGCAAGTGCGTCACGGCATGAGCCTTGAGCAAATTGCCGCAAGAGAACATTCGAATGTGGGAACGATCGCTGCAAAAATTTCGCGCTACCGCGGTCAGTTCAAAAATAATTTTCAAAAAGCCTGGGAATCTTCTGTGTGGTGTTGA